In Candidatus Latescibacter sp., one DNA window encodes the following:
- a CDS encoding L-rhamnose/proton symporter RhaT, which translates to MDLALGFFFVLLAGVSQGSFYLPATYTKKWEWEHSWFVFAVTGMLIINWIITLILIPDIFKVFQAVTMRDILIILLFGAGWGAGAIGTGLAMDRLGMALAYPITLGLVACLGALIPLVIFFPATLLTMKGLVLIGGTALVVVGIIMISIAGSRKQPSGSSAIKGSFAAGLAIAVAAGVLSCLFNVGYAFSVRLAEQAKALGTSDTFASSAVWAPFLTVGCLVNAGYSVYLMITRKTGKDFFGPQAPRNLVLGSLMGLLWIGGVYFYSIGASKLGGWGVVVGWVLFMSSLILVGNLWGIFKGEWKGAPAAARSLLNWGIFVLMIAIVVVASSRML; encoded by the coding sequence ATGGATCTGGCGCTTGGTTTTTTCTTCGTTCTTCTGGCCGGTGTTTCCCAGGGTTCTTTCTATCTGCCGGCGACATACACAAAGAAATGGGAGTGGGAGCACTCCTGGTTTGTGTTTGCCGTAACCGGAATGCTCATTATCAACTGGATTATCACCCTTATTCTCATACCCGATATTTTCAAGGTCTTCCAGGCGGTAACCATGAGGGACATCCTGATCATCCTCCTCTTCGGTGCGGGATGGGGCGCAGGCGCAATCGGCACCGGACTTGCCATGGACCGTCTGGGAATGGCTCTTGCCTATCCCATTACCCTGGGACTGGTCGCCTGCCTCGGGGCGCTGATTCCGCTTGTCATCTTTTTTCCCGCCACGCTCCTGACCATGAAGGGGCTGGTGCTCATCGGCGGCACCGCGCTGGTGGTAGTGGGAATCATCATGATATCGATCGCCGGTTCCCGTAAGCAGCCATCCGGCTCCTCGGCCATAAAAGGCTCGTTCGCGGCGGGGCTGGCCATCGCTGTCGCCGCAGGAGTGCTCTCCTGTCTCTTCAATGTAGGATACGCTTTCAGCGTCCGGCTGGCCGAACAGGCCAAAGCGCTCGGAACATCGGATACCTTCGCCTCGAGCGCGGTCTGGGCGCCCTTTCTCACCGTAGGGTGCCTGGTCAACGCCGGATACAGCGTGTACCTGATGATCACCCGCAAAACGGGGAAGGATTTCTTCGGCCCCCAAGCGCCCCGCAACCTGGTTCTCGGCTCTCTCATGGGCCTTCTCTGGATAGGCGGCGTGTATTTCTACAGCATCGGCGCTTCCAAGCTGGGCGGCTGGGGAGTAGTGGTCGGCTGGGTGCTTTTCATGTCCTCGCTTATCCTTGTCGGAAACCTCTGGGGCATTTTCAAAGGGGAATGGAAGGGAGCTCCGGCCGCCGCCCGCTCGCTCCTTAACTGGGGAATTTTCGTGCTCATGATCGCCATTGTTGTTGTGGCGTCGAGCAGGATGTTGTGA
- the ltaE gene encoding low-specificity L-threonine aldolase produces MSFDNGLIDMRSDTVTHPTPEMREAMARAEVGDDVFGDDPTVIHLEEMSAEMTGHEAALFMASGAMGNLVALLTHCGRGVEAIVGNNSHIFLNEVGGMAALGGIQAFTIPNQPDGALRLEDIASGIRDDDVHHPRTRLVCLENTQNVCGGAPLTAEYMRRAADLTHSRGLKLHLDGARLFNAAVALGAAAKDLAQPADSAMFCLSKGLCAPVGSMLCGAKDFISEARRNRKQVGGGMRQVGILAAAGIVALKTMIERLAEDHANARRLSEGLRDNPGIEIETVAPQTNMVYFHLKPSVKLTQAQVIEQMKQRGMLVDFRLVTHYWITSADVDKVLAAFREVLSA; encoded by the coding sequence ATGAGCTTTGATAATGGACTGATTGATATGCGCAGCGATACGGTCACCCATCCTACTCCGGAAATGCGGGAGGCGATGGCGCGCGCCGAGGTGGGCGATGATGTGTTCGGCGACGATCCCACGGTGATCCACCTGGAGGAAATGTCCGCGGAGATGACCGGGCACGAGGCTGCGCTGTTCATGGCCTCAGGCGCCATGGGCAACCTGGTGGCCTTGCTCACCCACTGCGGACGTGGCGTTGAAGCCATTGTCGGAAATAATTCCCACATCTTTCTCAACGAAGTTGGAGGCATGGCAGCGCTCGGCGGGATACAGGCCTTTACAATTCCAAACCAGCCGGACGGCGCCCTGCGGTTGGAGGATATCGCTTCCGGCATTCGCGACGACGATGTGCACCACCCGCGCACCCGTCTGGTGTGCCTGGAGAACACTCAAAATGTTTGCGGGGGAGCGCCGCTCACCGCTGAATATATGCGCCGCGCTGCTGATCTGACCCACAGCCGCGGCTTGAAGCTGCATCTGGACGGCGCCCGCCTTTTCAACGCCGCAGTTGCGCTGGGAGCGGCCGCAAAAGACCTGGCGCAGCCGGCGGATTCGGCGATGTTCTGCCTTTCCAAAGGCTTGTGTGCGCCGGTCGGCTCGATGCTCTGCGGGGCGAAAGATTTTATTTCAGAAGCCCGCCGGAACCGTAAGCAGGTCGGCGGCGGCATGCGGCAAGTTGGCATCCTGGCGGCGGCAGGCATCGTGGCGCTCAAAACAATGATCGAGCGTCTGGCGGAAGATCATGCCAACGCGCGGCGGCTTTCGGAGGGTCTGCGCGATAACCCCGGAATAGAAATCGAAACGGTCGCGCCCCAGACCAATATGGTTTATTTTCATCTGAAACCCTCTGTTAAATTGACTCAGGCACAAGTCATAGAGCAGATGAAACAGCGCGGTATGCTGGTGGATTTCCGGCTGGTCACTCATTACTGGATCACATCGGCTGATGTGGATAAAGTTCTGGCTGCCTTCCGGGAAGTGTTGAGCGCGTAA